The DNA segment CTATTGAAACAAGGTTGTTGTCCCTATCCTGCAAGAAACATGTACTTTATTCTGATTAGCTATCAAGTTAGAGCTGGCGATCAGGGAATTATTTTTGAGGTAGGCCTAGTGTTACCATGGCTGACCATCCAGTAAGAAACGGGCGGAGCACCTCCAAATAACATATTTTCATTTTGCTCCTGGGATATACCTGGGACAGTATCCATCTTTTTTGTAATTGAATAGCTCAGTATACATGTGATGGTCCATTTTCCTCAGGATGAACATACATTCATGTGACAAACGTCACTTCCCAAAACATTCATGCATCCTTGCAACCTGAATTTATCCACTTTGTGCCCTTGGGTATGGGTTAGGTTACGCCCTCGTTCCAATTATATTGCCTCAATCAGACAAATAGACAAGAGCAGAGTAATTTCTTTATTAGTTCCAAAGAATCGCACATGATTTATATGATTTTAAAAGAACTAAGCAGCACAGAATGCCTTTTCATTCGTGAATTCACCCAAATCAATAATCCATTCACCAAACAATTAACAAGATATTGTCCGTAAAATAAGCTATAAGCCTACgtgattgtgattgtgatgATCGGCAAGTTAAACTGTTAGCTTAACTGCATAGACACAATAACAATTCAACAACAAAGcatggtatttatttattcaaaattATAAACAAATCAACAGATTCAGGCGTGACCTCAGATCTGATCAATTACAAATAACTATTTTACataaaaaacaatgactaaCAACACCGAATTAAATAACAGAAGATCAAAACAATAGGGAAATCTTGTTTTCGGGTGCAATCTCACGCAGCTCGTCAATCATTTTGTACCACTTCGCTTTCCGTAGAACCAGTTGTTCTGGGTTGGTCCTTTGGGCGGTGTCAGTTAACATGGCGTTTCAAGGGGGAACAGGAATTCCAATTGGGAACCAATCTGAACATTTAAAAattggaatggagtctctaggtgcaAAATTGAGGAAAATTTGAGATAGGTCCCAAtttttgtagagaataataaagaaagaaagaaagaataaaacctaagaagaacaatagttctTCTTAGGTTTAGGCAAAATACAGCACACTTAGGCAAAATACAGCACCCACCTAACTAAAAATAATGCAAATATTTCTAGATATTATGATGTGAAGGTGATTCCTGAGCTAAATATGCTAGTGTATTTCCATGGACATTTCCCTACATCAGACCAGGTTATACAGgtacatactgtatgtgtgcacaGTATGAACTGTTTCACAGTTCACAGTTCACAGTAGGAGCCCTCAACTGTGTGACTCTGATAAACTGACCATGTGTCACCTCCCAAAGGTGTTCTTCTGACAGTAGCTTGTGTACAAAAGGCCCACGGTTTCACCACATGGGATGTTGTGGTTCTGATTTGTGTCACTGAGTTGAAATTAATATCCTTCAACCCCGTCTCTTCAGAGAGGAAGGTAGTGGATATATTGACACACGGCCTTGGGTGTGTGATCGCTGCCCGCTTTTTTGTACCAACATAGACAGAGAAACAGCAGCCTGTACATCCTGTCTGTGAGGAACTACGACGAGGGAGTGTACACGTGTGAAGCCACCAACATCCTGGGTCAAGACCGCCAAACTGCCACAATAAGGGTCACCGGTAACTATCCTGTTGCACTTACACACAGTGTGCTGGAACAATATCTATTGCAACACGGCAGTTTTGATTTTGTTTCATTTATACCTGGGGCCTTCAGACTCTTAGACTTTAGGACTGTGAGTGACGCTGAGCTCCTGCTGGCTCCATGCTTCTCCCGCTTCCTCCACCAGTGATGCCCGTCATCGTGGGCTTTTCTGGGCAGGTGAGCAGCCGGCTGGGGGCCCCTGTGGAGCTGCCCTGCAGAGCGGTGGGGGTCCTGCCCATCACGTACACCTGGACCAGAGACAACACAACGGGCCCCCACacatcaaccaccaccaccaccatcacagaCGGTGAGGAGGGGCCCAACACAAACTGGTTTTCAAATAGTCCATTCCTAACGTGATTGAGCTTATAAAACCTCCATATAGAATTGGTCTATAGAAGTTAAGATTAATGCTTACTGTAAACCCCGAGCAAATCTGAGCAAAAAATTTAACAAGAAGTCATGATATTTTGTAGATGATAATAAAATTCCAGAAAGTGACTAAATGAGGCGTAAATCCTGAGTGACAGATGGAGCTCTGAGGATGTCTGCTGTGCGGTGGACCGACGCAGGTGACTACTACTGTAGGGCAGAGAACCAGGCCGGGAGCGACCGGATACACACTGTCCTCCTTATCATAGGTATCTAAGATAGcaccacagacacatgcacacacgcacacacacacacacacacacacacacacacacacacacacacacacacacacacacacacacacacacacacacacacacacttactcactcaccATTGGCTTTCATTGTCATCCTTATTGTTTGTGTATATTCAGAAATGTGTTGGTTCActttgccgcttttccactgcatggtaccagctcgacacgactcaactcgactcagctcgcattttttgcgtttccaccgcgaaaacatggtatctggtacctgaagtggctgctttttctagtaccgcctcgctctaggttccaagcggctgagccgatgctaaaaggtgacgtcggcagacggccggccactgattggccagagagtgtgacgaagtcacgagagcgacatggcaaccatgctggtaacagccatagcagcgccgcagccaacatattccacttcttcaacttcttcaacatgccagctaataatagtaatgttatcgaagtcctccattgttgttatgtgggttctgtccatgtgtgggttgcgtaggtgttgtttgcgtcgcgtacaaaaatacgtcacggccctttcgcgcagccgaccccgcccacgtccaggaggtactatttgcggtggaaaacgacccgtgctgctatcgtgtcgagtcgtgtcgagtcgagtcgagtcgagtcgagctacatgtgcggtggaaaagcggcattgtACTGCCTTACCACAAACCCGTTTGCAATCCTTAGCCAGCCGTCTCTTGTCAGCACTTGCACATTGAATACCTTGTTCTTTCTCTCACCTGTTTGTAAGATGAGAACCGCGGGGGTGACACCCGAGAGCAGAGGAGAATGAGTTGGTCTGCTGTAAGTAGGAAGGATCTTTTGAGAAGGTTCATGTGTTCCTTTGCTTTTCCAGTAAAATGATTGATTATTCATTTCTTCATCTTGAAGAAGAcccctttctttgtttctttagaGGACAAATACTAACAAGGAACTCCCAGCTGTCCAAATCAATGGTTCAATTCTTAAAAATCACTCTAGGATCAACCATGGCTCACATTCAGGTATGTTCACTTGTAAAACCGCACCTGTAGATTGTCCTTTGTTTGACAATATATATGCtgacttttctctctctttgactcagTGATGTACACGGAACCCATCACCCACAGGACGGACTTAACTTTTACATCACTAAAAGAGGCTCTATTCAGAGAACTACACCCGCCAGGGTCACCTGACTACCTGCACCTGCTGGCCCTGCCAGAGGACCAGGCAACCCAGCCTGAGACCCAGCCAACCCAGCCTGACATCCTGCCAGCAAAGTCTGACACCCATCCAGCCCAGACTGACACCCAGCCAGCCCAGCTTGACCGCCTGCCAGCCCAGCTTTCACCCAACAGTCAGATACTGCAACCTCCCCCTTCAACCGTAGACCCCCATACCCTTGACCAAATGGGTCCCCCGCCACATGTTTCATCTCCGTATTCTGAGTCCTACATTCTCAATAGCCCAGCACCAGGACACAAGGACACTGGGACACCAGCGCACCGGGACACCGGCACTCCAGGACACCAGGACACCGGGCTCCTAGCGACCACCAGCCAAACCCTTCCTCACCACTCCTTCGCTCATTATCATTTAACCAAGATATCCACCGCTAGGCAACTCCAGAACGTTGCTGGCGAGACGTCGGCGAAGCAGAGTGGCGAAGATAAGGAAGTATCCCTCTATCACATGGATCCACCGGCACCGCCAGAGAGGATGGGAGCCAGCCTCATATCCTTCCCTAAGTCGGTGTTTCCTCTCACTAGGTCTTCAGACTCGACAGAGCCCACTACAGCGTTTGTCACCAATAGAGATAATCTGCCGCCCCCAGTGAACCGCCTCGGTCAAGATGCAGTTGCTTTGTCCTTGGCATTGCATGTGACACTCCAAACCTCTCGCCAGTCATTGACTCCAAGGACCCACTCAGGAGCCCAGCTTAATCATCCTCCTACCAAGGGGTCCCTCGTGGTGTCACACCTCGCTCAAGACCCACATGGGAGTCCTGGAGATTTGGCACAGGCCGCCCTCGCTAACCATGGCTTGAAAGCAACGCAAAATCCTTCTAGAGGACAGTCCACCCTATGCTCCTTCACGCAGTCAGCCCCTGAGCTGCCCCCTACATCAGTCCATGACAAACCCCAAACCACTCCCttgcctccagctcctccacccatccGAGGATCCTCTTGGACCCCCTACAACGGTCTGTCTCCCACAGGTCCAGTGCCTTCAGCACAACAGCAGACTCCACTTCCCTCAATCCGACCGCATGGCCCTTTTCATGCCCCTCATTCTGTGTCCTCCATCGCCACCgacacctgcaccaccaccaccactaccaccaccactaccaccaccaccaccaccccaaccaacATTACCATCAACAGCACACCAAACAGAACCACCATCACAAATGCCACCAAcccaaccaccatcaccatcaccaccactagaGCCTCCATCACCAGCAACACCCCCCAAACCATCATAACCAGCCCTCCCTCCAGATCCACCATAACCAGCCCTCCCTCCAGAACCACTAGCACAATCACCACAACCAGCACCTCATCCAAGACCGCCTCCACCAGCACAagcacccccaccagcaccaccgccaccccaatcacccccagccccaccacccccattacccccagcagaaccaacagcaccaccgccaccgccatcaCCCCCAgtaccaccagccccaccacccccagcaccacccccaacaGCATCACCACCCACAttaaccccaccaccactaccaccaccaccaccaccccaaccaacATTACCATCAACAGCACACCAAACAGAACCACCATCACAAACGCCACCAAcccaaccaccatcaccatcaccaccactagaGCCTCCATCACCAGCAACACCCCCCAAACCATCATAACCAGCCCTCCCTCCAGATCCACCATAACCAGCCCTCCCTCCAGAACCACTAGCACAATCACCACAACCAGCACCTCATCCAAGAccgcctccaccagcaccagcacccccaccagcaccaccgccaccccaatcacccccagccccaccacccccattacccccagcagaaccaacagcaccaccgccaccgccatcaCCCCCAgtaccaccagccccaccacccccagcaccacccccaacaGCATCACCACCCACATTAACCCCAGCACCAGtaccaccccccacaccaccagcACTCCCAGCCCCACCATCCCAAGcgccacccccaccagcaccctTATTACCcccggcaccaccaccagcccctttACCCCCAgatccaccaccagcaccaccagccccattacccccagcaccacccccaggaccaccaggGATGATCATTTAACCAGCCCTTCCAGAAGGTCAGTCCCTGAGGGTCTGACTCCCAGTCCACAAACCGTGCCTGATGGCAAACGTTTAAACACGAGTCAGGCTGTTGAGCCAGCTCTGACCTCTGGGGCCACCAGTAAGCCCCGTCCTACTGTTGGACTGAAGACCAACACCTCCCAGTCACCCATGACCAGCGATGACCCCCGGTAAGAGCAAAACCAGCGAACCTTCTGATAAAATACTACTGATTATATTTTAATTGGGCTTTTCCCTCAATTAACCCTGGCAGGGTTAATTGGTCTAACCCTGCCAGACCAATTTGCAAACGCACATTAGTCTGAAACCTTTCGGTACATTTTCAATTTACAAGGTGTGTTTTCAACACGCTCAGACCAAagtgtttttttcaaatatatatgtgtttgtgtgtgtgtgtgtgtgtgtgtgtgtgtgtgtgtgtgtgtgtgtgtgtgtgtgtgtgtgtgtgtgtgtgtgtttttatcacagagggacacagaagTCTTCTTCATGGCTGCCAGGGCTGGAAAAACATGACGTCCCCATCGTGGTTGGAGTGGGCGTGTCTCTAGCCTTCATCTTCATCACAATGGCTTTCTATTCGCTGTTTCAGAGCAGTGATCCTCTGCCAATCATTCGAGCAGGTCTGGATACGCTAAGCCCTGCACCCAGCACCCCTATGTCCCAATTGGCCTTTTCCTCTAGCGACAATCTCATAAAGCTAGCCTTACAAAAGGCTCGCTGGGAGGGGAACTGAATGTGGAATTTGCAATCTCACGAAGAAGAATGTCTGGAATTTGATACTTACAGTTTGTGTTGTACTTGTCTCAGATATTGCTTTGTCAAATTCGTCAAAAAAACTGTATTTCTTCTGCTTGTCGTTGTTGTTcttgtccttcttcttcttcttcttcttctactcttCTCCTTGTCCTAGGGACCGTGGCGCTAACTGATGCACAACAACGAGGTAATAGTGAGTCAAACATTGTGAGGAACAAATGGGGTCAGGAATCTTACATTTGTCAACTTTGAGCCAACAATATATTTCACAATGTCTGAGAGATCAGCTTAAGCCACAAAAGATACCACTTTTTCGGCGCATGCGCTGTCACTTCCTATGCAAGGTCAGGATGGTATGGTAGTCACTAGAAATTAAGCTGAAATACTTAGGAGGAGGGGACAAATTAGGCTCCCCCCTGGGAATTACCTGAAGTAAACAGTTCACAAGAAATCTGAAATATGTAGGAGGGACCAGAGCTGACCGGATGCTGTCTGATAATACAACCACCGAGTGAGCATTTCAAACCAAGATGGCCACACGGTGAATAAGAACCATGATCAGGAGGTTCTTGATAGACATGGCCAGCGTGTCTCTAACGGGATGCTGTCCTCCACAGCTCAGAGGAACGTGGGCGTCCCCATCAGACATGCGGAACAACAGGCCGCTGGTAAAACATACGACAACAGGTGATTATCAAATTATAAGTGTGCTGAGTGTAttctttttaataatattataatttcaGGGTGTAATAATTGTTCAGCACAAATCAAAATTAAACTGGCATTTGTAATACACATTACtgcttaaataataataattagaatcaTAATGTGGTACCTATCAAGCTCAACAGGTAGAATAAGGCCTGAACActaccagggttaggggtttcaTTCCCACCCATGCTCAGAAGTGTATTCTTCATGGTATTGTATGATGCTCTGGGTGAGAGTGTAAATGTCATGTATATTCATATAACTAAACAAACTATTCAAATTCTAAAGGGTGCTCATATTAAAAGGAGCACTGTGTGtttgcccatgtgtgtgtgtgtgtgggtgtgtgggtgtgggtgtgggtgtgtgtgtgttcagagcaTTTGCGGATGACGAGTGTGTAGCAGTGATTGATCAGAGCCCTAATACGTCGGACACCCGCGCCCGGCCGCTGGGGCCCGGTCTGGTCATGGTTCAGATGGAGCCCCCACCTGAAGACCTGAGAGAGGAAGAcctgagagagaaccaccagCGTTCCCTAATGGAGGACAATGCTGTCCCCATGGAGACGTTTCCTCTTTGTGCTCTCCTGGACTCACAGGTCAGAGAGATCACTACGATATGCAGACCATCAAGACCAGGACAACATCTAGCCCCATGTATATTTTATGcacattttctgtgtgtgtgcttttctctttttcacattctatattaaaatatatattctataaaattatcatatattatagatatttttaggcGTCAAAATAAATGACCAAAAACATGGGattaccccctccctccctccctcccaggtggaggaggacaaggCCTTCAGCCTGCCTCCACCCAGCGCACGGCTCCGATGTGTGGAAGACTGGGTCAGCAGCTGCCTCCACCCGGTCTGCCAGGAGCCTCCGACCCGACCCCCTTCTCTgactccaccctcctctctgcttccaccctcctccctgcctcctcctctgtcctccctcgCCTCCCACTcaacctcccccaccctctctctctgcccctcctccccctcctccctggccaCTGTACGGGAGGAGAGGCTCCACTCCTCGCTGACCCTCCAGACGCCGGCCgagcccacctccacctcctcccatgcctccaccacctccacccttcctGTCCACCACAGCCTCAGCGTCTCCCACACAGTGAGCTCCCCGCTCCTCGTCTCCCATCATGTCTCGCTGGGCTCAACCACCACCGTCACTGTGGATGTCACCTTCCATCCTAGCGCCGCCACTGCCATGGCGATTTCAACCAGCACTCACATCAATTCGCGCGTCACCAACACCCCCACAGCAGCGGGTCCTCTGTTTAACTTCCCATTGGCAAACAGTCAAGAGAGCGACCAATCAGCTTTGAGAATGCCGCACTGCAAGTAGCGAGATCTTACTAGTAATGGATTCAATGATcattttccttgattcagtttgcgtcggtcagttcgccaagaagagTTGTTcagaatcgttcgttcgttcagtcgagtttccggtagcggtgaatcgaaaCGTGGAATttacggttctcagctgagtcagtcagactcagctcctccctcgttctcattctcaaacgatcgTGGAAGTCGGTCATCAATCAATATCACAACTTCAACCAAACGCAGCCGGATGGGGGGGTGTAGTTGATTATTagatgtttaacatatcagcaagataatagatttgatttagcaatgatgtTGCGGGTCCCGGTGGagaacgaaccatgaaagatcaagacagattgacgagacattcaaatatttgattaatctggcatgacacagaaagtacaaagaCAGCATGCATTTATCATTTCACTGACATTGAATCGTATTATCGTACGCTCGCTCACtaagcctcttccctcttcaccactcacagTCAGTGAATGAACAGTGAGTCAGCGTGTCAGCGACTAGtaggtctgggaggagtcgagtctgagaacAAACAAGACGAACGAAAGAGAGGAATCAGTTCAGTTCGAACTGATTCTTCTCAGCGTTTTTCAACTCTTTCAACGTTTTAAACTATGATGctttttctgcttttttttttacaatgtaaGTAACTGCTCAGTTACGATTAAGACATCCGTCTGCCCAGTAACGATTGAGACATCGtaactaaatacattttcatcCGTTCACCTtcattcaaaccatttaacctacACAATTGTATCTTTCTATAATATtaaaacagaatttcgataaaATGTgtactttattcagaatcacagtttaagtTTCATATCGgctttcagttggtctcattggtTTACGCTGAGGTTAGAGCGCGGAGGACGTGCAGGCATTGTTGCTAGATTGGGCGGTTTACCATCTGCGGCATTTTAGCAAGCACACTCTCGCAGTTGTTAGGACGAAACGCATTCTAGTTGTACATATTATCCGATCAATTCATATTCACTGTACAAAAACTAATGTTGATATTTTAGGCCGATAAGAAAACATATTGGAAGATCATTACGTCAATGTATCAGTCAACTTGTAAAAGTATATTTCATAGACAGTGTACTTTAAATAGCCTCTCTTTATTCTCAGCACACTGAGACAATGTTTAACATTGACATATATGTGTTTGAGtatctttattattttaatagtGACCATAATCAAAGGGATATCAATGTTGGTATAACTTGTAGGTCTATTACAAATTTCACTGTtgataaaaatgtatatttacaatattgtgTGAAAAGTGAATAACATTTGGCCAGTAATGTGTATAGTATTGTATTAAAGATGCCAAGAATAGAAACTATTGCTCTTGTTTCAAAAATTCTTGCAACAAGCTAGTGACTGTTAACTAATTCCTCAAACCAAATGAAGTTCAATTGGCTATAACATGAAGTTATACATTATCTGTTTTCAGTATGTGCATTTAACATTTGTAACTTAAACCATGCCGCCTCTCTCAAAAGTGTTAATCacactaataaaataaaatgattgaTCACAAATGTTTTCTATATGTTTTCAAGCGGAGATTAGGAAAGGAGAACTGAAGACCAAAAAACCAAAAGCATTTAAGAAGATTACATTACTGTTATTTAAACTACATTTAAATAAGACGGTTGGTTAACAATATGAATATGTTTAAGTCgcaatgtaaaaaaaactaCTCAGAAACAGACTGTCTGCTCTAACTGGCAGGGTGGTGTGAACTagtcaacccggtatcacacgatttcgtgctcatgcgcacaaacgttaatctgtgcgcatcgtgtcccagatcacgatttTCCAAATTTTTTAGTActgcacagaacgaaatgtaaaccaatgcattctgaatgggagcgttctccAACAATTAACgtcgtttttgaggaggtctgcttaaaaatcagaaatgttgacatatatataactagataataatatatacagatatataactagaggttgcactgtactatctgcgctcaccccttctgaagcttctctctctctcgtttcgttttgtggagcacgtcaaTTGTCGGtgaacgctcccattcagaatgcattggttaacatttcgttctgtggagcactaaaaaagtcggacaatcgtaatctgggacacgattcaatagattaataacgtttgtgcgcatgagcacgaaatcgcgtgataccgggtttgCAACCCAACCAGCGTAGCTCTGCTGGGTGGGTGGTGTGAACTAGCGTCGTTCTTCAGGCTGGATGGTGTGAACTAGCGTAGCTCAGCTGGCTGGGTGGTGTGAACAAGCGTATCTCTACTGTCTGGGTGGTGTGAACTAGCGTAGCTCTGCTGAATGGGTGGCGTGTGAACTAGCGTAGCTCTGCTGTCTGGGTCCGTGGGAGTGTTTCTGGGAATGGGAGTATGATTCTTGAAAACAATAAGAGTGGAAAGGGCTGGCCGGCATTTTTTATTGATAGAATATATCAGTTAAAGGATGatatttttattgataaaattaatggaaaaaaaaatcgatcagcattgactaTGTTGCTAGCAGGGTTATTTTACGTTACCAGCCAGTTGTAATGTTAGAAATGTGACttcaaagaaaatgttccaaatCATAACTTATAATTAAAGCTACAAGCAGCATTTAACGCGGGGCCAAGGCTAACAAAGACCATTAAGACTGActcagaccattaagaccctgacgcAGACCATAAAGCCCCTGACGCAGACCATTAAGATCATTCTTTTTTAATACTAACGCTGGAATAGTCTCAGCTTTGATCAGGTGATGCGCAAACAAACTTTCATGATCATACGTCAAAAGGATGAGGAGTTAAGTGTCTTTGAAGTATTCAAATGATTGCTGTAGCACCtcctacactggaaaaagggttttaagccgtacttcatctgattattattatgtaattcaattcaaataaacattttttgttttatttttaaaataacttttttttatttcaaaatactgtgaaatatagatatttttaattaggagctcaattaagaaatatccattttgacaaatgtaaaattttaaggttgtgtattcaactgattaataattttgtcattcaatccaaataattttttttgttttcttcctaaaccactgttatacttgattaggagctcaatttagaaatatttgttcagacaaatgtacaatttcaaggttacgtacaagcctgcgcatgcgcattaaatacaaagacgcttacgactactggaccaaaccgcagtgttgccaacttagcgattttgtcgctatatttagctacttttcagacccctttggcgactttttttcaaaacagcgacaagcgacaaatctagcttctttttcagctgctattggtgacttttggcgactttttgaggtgaaagcactagccttgaccagagtgacgatgactcactggttctgtgagctaggacagtctgtctgtgtctggagggaggtctggagttggtctaactctgccatttagattgttaatatatattgtatattgtgtggcggcagtagctcaggtggtagagcgggtttggttgataatctgaaggttgttggttcgatccccggcttcaccaagcagtgtatcgaggtgtctttggcaaagcacctaaccctgactgatgtcgcgatgtgatgtcgaatccagacagaagcgcctcaaggtcatgaagcggcgagagccgagcgggaaaaaatgatgatgatgatgatgtatacaataatgagaaacaattgtttgattaaattgtaatctttttgattggataaaccaaattatttctgatagatatttcttaaatgagaaccaattgttggagtgaatcaatatttttttgtttacgatttaaatgtattaacttcattcaaagaatagaattatacttggtgccaagttgtattattttgtttttatgaacataggaaatattgtttgaggcaagctatatatttgtcattggctcaagttatgtaatatagatgtgaaccattacccatgttttttttaattggttcaacagaaggctttttccagtgtatagTCCAGTATGGATGAAGTGATAGCCTGCTTAACCTTGACCTATGTTTCTTCAAGTACTTCAAGTAAATGCTTAAattcttttttattaaatttGATTGGGGCAAGTATCGAAGGCAGGTATGATAAATCCAATTGaaacaaatatatgtatttCGTTTTCAGTACAAGACAATCCTCCCCACCCATACATTATAAAAAAACTTAAAAGTTCCAAATAATTTAGCATCTCAATTAAATAGATCCTCTcacaaataataaaacaaactacAAAAATAACTACAAAAACCCAACCAATCAAAGCTCTGTGCTGGGGTCCCGGGGTCTGTGGTCCTCCTCGCTGCGAGGGACGTGGAAGGACACGTAGGGACACCAGCGGCTGTTTAGACACACAAGCCTCTCCAACGTGGCAGAGTTAACGATGTCGAAGCCCGCCGCGCCCCCGAACGTGCTCGGCTTCCAGTACACCGGCGAGCAGATGGGGTTCCCCAGGAGACCCTTGAGGGAGAACG comes from the Gadus chalcogrammus isolate NIFS_2021 chromosome 6, NIFS_Gcha_1.0, whole genome shotgun sequence genome and includes:
- the LOC130384906 gene encoding uncharacterized protein LOC130384906: MTSDDPRGTQKSSSWLPGLEKHDVPIVVGVGVSLAFIFITMAFYSLFQSSDPLPIIRAGTVALTDAQQRAQRNVGVPIRHAEQQAAGKTYDNRAFADDECVAVIDQSPNTSDTRARPLGPGLVMVQMEPPPEDLREEDLRENHQRSLMEDNAVPMETFPLCALLDSQVEEDKAFSLPPPSARLRCVEDWVSSCLHPVCQEPPTRPPSLTPPSSLLPPSSLPPPLLHSSLTLQTPAEPTSTSSHASTTSTLPVHHSLSVSHTVSSPLLVSHHVSLGSTTTVTVDVTFHPSAATAMAISTSTHINSRVTNTPTAAGPLFNFPLANSQESDQSALRMPHCK
- the LOC130384905 gene encoding hemicentin-2-like, which gives rise to MDWRFVQQPRNKTVKEGDNVTLVCRAPRSRPPARVSWVKEGRPLGPQAPLTTSPAGDLLLHRVLKDDAGTYFCRASNQQLNRSVTSKRVTLTVLAPPTVSLRPQWMTLPPGGSLRLQCDVGGLPPPSIRWYKRGPSTQTGGKVTMGQRNSSLYILSVRNYDEGVYTCEATNILGQDRQTATIRVTVMPVIVGFSGQVSSRLGAPVELPCRAVGVLPITYTWTRDNTTGPHTSTTTTTITDDGALRMSAVRWTDAGDYYCRAENQAGSDRIHTVLLIIDENRGGDTREQRRMSWSARTNTNKELPAVQINGSILKNHSRINHGSHSVMYTEPITHRTDLTFTSLKEALFRELHPPGSPDYLHLLALPEDQATQPETQPTQPDILPAKSDTHPAQTDTQPAQLDRLPAQLSPNSQILQPPPSTVDPHTLDQMGPPPHVSSPYSESYILNSPAPGHKDTGTPAHRDTGTPGHQDTGLLATTSQTLPHHSFAHYHLTKISTARQLQNVAGETSAKQSGEDKEVSLYHMDPPAPPERMGASLISFPKSVFPLTRSSDSTEPTTAFVTNRDNLPPPVNRLGPTQEPSLIILLPRGPSWCHTSLKTHMGVLEIWHRPPSLTMA